The Saccharomonospora glauca K62 genome has a segment encoding these proteins:
- a CDS encoding branched-chain amino acid ABC transporter permease has product MTTSVTATTRSDAPPGGSTKTPPLRPEYRHLAVLAVLVVVAIPLPLLLPPALGAVAVRILIFLIMAVGWNIMSGFGGMFSFGHAAYFGLGAYTSAYLLVEHGASPWVGMLAGMAVAAFVAVVIGYFSFRYKLQGAYFALATFAFAEMLRLIATSSDVVNAAMGYQVPLIQESSLWLLQFPADSPAYFWVALVLAGAAVAVSIVFLHSRTGRYVTAVRDDELAAASLGTPVMRCKLVTVALSAAITAVAGAFYTQYYLFINPELAFGSAVSIEAIVPVVIGGIGTIWGPVVGAIIVGSLSDVTATLLRTPPEFLSFLQGRSGLDVMLYAVLLILIVRFLPKGIVGTLLARRRR; this is encoded by the coding sequence ATGACCACGAGTGTCACCGCGACGACACGGTCGGACGCCCCACCGGGCGGCTCGACGAAGACCCCGCCACTGCGCCCGGAGTACCGGCACCTCGCCGTGCTGGCCGTGCTGGTGGTCGTGGCGATCCCACTGCCCCTGCTGCTGCCCCCGGCACTGGGCGCCGTGGCGGTCCGCATCCTGATCTTCCTCATCATGGCGGTCGGCTGGAACATCATGAGCGGTTTCGGCGGGATGTTCAGCTTCGGCCATGCCGCCTACTTCGGACTCGGCGCGTACACCAGCGCGTACCTGCTCGTGGAGCACGGTGCCTCACCGTGGGTGGGCATGCTCGCCGGCATGGCGGTCGCGGCGTTCGTGGCCGTGGTCATCGGCTACTTCTCCTTCCGTTACAAGCTCCAGGGCGCCTACTTCGCGTTGGCGACGTTCGCGTTCGCCGAGATGCTGCGACTGATCGCCACCAGCAGCGACGTCGTCAACGCGGCCATGGGCTACCAGGTGCCGCTGATCCAGGAGTCGTCGCTGTGGCTGCTGCAGTTCCCCGCGGACTCGCCCGCCTACTTCTGGGTCGCGCTGGTGTTGGCCGGTGCCGCGGTGGCCGTCAGCATCGTCTTCCTGCACTCCCGCACCGGCCGCTATGTCACCGCCGTCCGGGACGACGAACTCGCGGCCGCCTCGCTGGGCACCCCCGTGATGCGGTGCAAACTCGTCACGGTGGCGCTGTCGGCGGCCATCACCGCCGTGGCCGGGGCCTTCTACACGCAGTACTACCTGTTCATCAACCCCGAGCTGGCGTTCGGCTCGGCGGTGTCTATCGAGGCCATCGTGCCCGTGGTGATCGGCGGCATCGGAACGATCTGGGGCCCGGTGGTCGGAGCGATCATCGTCGGCTCGTTGAGCGACGTCACCGCGACCCTGCTGCGCACCCCGCCCGAGTTCCTGTCCTTCCTCCAGGGCCGTAGCGGACTCGACGTGATGCTGTACGCGGTGCTGCTGATCCTCATCGTCCGGTTCCTGCCCAAGGGCATCGTCGGAACACTGCTCGCGAGGAGGCGCCGATGA
- a CDS encoding MmgE/PrpD family protein — MTGENAPAWAREATERLGHWVSTLDVREVDDAVLERLGLVLLDTVGVTALGAALDEHRALRAAWDPPPGPAPLVGAGRCTTVDAAAWLNATALVSLELDEGNKYAKGHPAAHGFPAVLALAAQRDSSGADTAAALLAAYEVAARFGRATRLAPGAHPHGSWGVTGAAAGCARLLGLGPRECAAAIDTAAGMPIAGHFDSALDGNVVRDAWIGASNTSGLAAARLAAAGVARNTGTAALSLGTLLGEFDADELTADLAETWQLTRGYLKRHASCSFTHPAADAVLQLRAHGEIHDVRVEIHVLGAGLARTEWDNRLSAMFSIPFVVAVAALTGEVGPAAYAPEALTDERVRALARRVRVVAADDLTARLPDERAVRVTARYADGTSHTVEVPNPIGDADHHPLTEDDVVALLAAWLPERSPVPEHAVRLAHDLPALPRTGEALRALAGDEEVPECVPSR, encoded by the coding sequence ATGACGGGGGAGAACGCACCCGCGTGGGCGCGGGAGGCGACGGAACGACTCGGACACTGGGTGTCCACACTCGACGTTCGAGAGGTCGACGACGCCGTGCTGGAGCGGCTCGGACTCGTGTTGCTCGACACCGTCGGCGTCACCGCGCTCGGCGCGGCACTCGACGAGCATCGCGCGCTCCGCGCCGCCTGGGACCCGCCACCGGGACCGGCCCCGCTCGTCGGCGCGGGCCGCTGCACGACGGTGGACGCCGCCGCCTGGCTCAACGCGACCGCCCTCGTGTCCCTGGAACTCGACGAGGGCAACAAGTACGCCAAGGGACACCCCGCCGCGCACGGCTTCCCGGCGGTGCTCGCCCTGGCGGCCCAACGCGACAGCAGCGGCGCCGACACCGCGGCCGCACTGCTGGCCGCTTACGAGGTCGCGGCCCGCTTCGGACGCGCCACCCGGCTCGCCCCCGGTGCGCACCCGCACGGAAGCTGGGGTGTCACCGGGGCGGCGGCGGGCTGTGCCCGGCTGCTCGGACTCGGGCCACGCGAGTGCGCCGCGGCCATCGACACGGCCGCCGGAATGCCGATCGCCGGGCACTTCGACTCCGCCCTCGACGGCAACGTGGTGCGCGACGCCTGGATCGGCGCGTCCAACACCTCCGGACTCGCCGCCGCACGCCTGGCCGCGGCCGGCGTCGCCCGCAACACCGGCACGGCCGCACTGTCGCTGGGCACACTACTCGGCGAGTTCGACGCCGACGAGCTGACCGCCGACCTCGCCGAGACGTGGCAGCTCACCCGCGGCTACCTGAAACGACACGCCTCCTGCTCGTTCACCCACCCCGCCGCCGACGCCGTACTCCAACTCCGCGCCCACGGCGAGATCCACGACGTCCGGGTGGAGATCCACGTCCTCGGCGCCGGACTGGCGAGAACCGAGTGGGACAACCGCCTCTCGGCGATGTTCTCCATCCCCTTCGTCGTGGCGGTCGCGGCACTCACCGGCGAGGTCGGCCCGGCGGCGTACGCGCCGGAAGCCCTGACCGACGAACGGGTGCGGGCATTGGCCCGCCGCGTGCGCGTCGTGGCCGCCGACGACTTGACCGCACGCCTGCCCGACGAACGGGCCGTTCGGGTCACCGCGCGTTACGCCGACGGCACCAGCCACACCGTCGAGGTGCCGAACCCGATCGGCGACGCCGACCACCACCCGCTGACCGAGGACGACGTCGTGGCGCTGCTCGCGGCGTGGCTTCCCGAACGGTCCCCAGTCCCGGAACACGCGGTGCGGCTGGCCCACGACCTGCCCGCACTGCCACGGACCGGCGAGGCGTTACGCGCGCTCGCCGGAGACGAGGAGGTGCCCGAGTGCGTGCCCTCGCGGTGA
- a CDS encoding ABC transporter ATP-binding protein → MLTLEKVCAGYGRMRILHEIDLHLGEGEIVALVGANGAGKTTTLRTICGQLRPMSGRLIFNGTSVAGRRSDQLVRDGLVHVPEDRALFGTLTVEENLRMGAWTRPAGEIEARMREVFDLFPVLAERRNQIAQTFSGGQQQMLAIGRALMAAPKLLLLDEPSTGLSPKLTWHMLDAVRRIRDTGVSVLLVEQNARQALGIADRAYVLESGATVLEGTGRQLSEDSRVRKAYLGL, encoded by the coding sequence ATGCTGACGCTTGAGAAGGTGTGCGCCGGATATGGCCGGATGCGCATCCTGCACGAGATCGACTTGCACCTCGGCGAGGGCGAGATCGTGGCACTGGTCGGTGCGAACGGCGCGGGCAAGACCACGACCTTGCGCACCATCTGCGGGCAACTGCGCCCGATGTCGGGGCGGCTGATCTTCAACGGCACTTCCGTCGCGGGACGCCGGTCCGACCAACTCGTCCGGGACGGTCTCGTGCACGTCCCCGAGGACCGGGCCCTGTTCGGCACGCTCACCGTCGAGGAGAACCTGCGGATGGGCGCCTGGACCCGCCCGGCGGGGGAGATCGAGGCCCGCATGCGTGAGGTCTTCGACCTTTTCCCCGTGCTGGCCGAACGACGGAACCAGATCGCACAGACCTTCAGCGGCGGACAACAGCAGATGCTGGCCATCGGGCGAGCGCTCATGGCCGCGCCGAAATTGCTCTTGCTCGACGAACCCTCCACGGGACTGTCACCGAAGTTGACCTGGCACATGTTGGACGCCGTCCGACGCATTCGCGACACCGGGGTGTCGGTGCTGCTGGTGGAACAAAACGCCCGGCAGGCCCTCGGGATCGCCGATCGCGCCTACGTCCTGGAAAGCGGCGCGACGGTGCTGGAGGGCACGGGAAGGCAACTGTCCGAGGACAGCCGAGTCCGAAAGGCATACCTGGGGCTATGA
- a CDS encoding IclR family transcriptional regulator → MPTRLPTENSGTETAGRVADVLLLFVDGDQYLGVTAISRALGLSKAVVYRILQSLVSRELLATDPGVSGYRLGPAAVALGASALRRYDARVAAAPVLRRLCEETGETTTLSGLVGNERVYLQQFESPREIKMTVDIGRRFPLHAGSSGKVILACLPEDRRDAVLAGELPALTDRTITSHDELREQLAQIAREGVAVSLGERQSGAGSVAAPLFGPDGEIHGAISICGPEYRFTPDLIERYRTLIRDAAKEIQQHWGWLRKS, encoded by the coding sequence GTGCCGACGCGACTTCCTACCGAGAACAGCGGCACCGAGACAGCCGGGCGGGTCGCCGACGTCCTCCTGTTGTTCGTCGACGGCGACCAGTATCTCGGGGTCACCGCCATCAGCCGCGCCCTGGGCCTGTCCAAGGCCGTCGTCTACCGCATCCTGCAGTCCCTGGTCTCCCGTGAGTTGCTCGCCACCGACCCCGGCGTCTCCGGCTACCGACTCGGTCCGGCGGCGGTGGCGCTCGGGGCGAGCGCGCTGCGCCGCTACGACGCCCGCGTGGCCGCCGCTCCCGTGCTCCGCAGATTGTGCGAGGAGACCGGGGAGACCACGACCCTGTCCGGGCTCGTGGGCAACGAGCGCGTGTATCTGCAACAGTTCGAAAGTCCGCGCGAGATCAAGATGACCGTGGACATCGGGCGGCGCTTCCCCCTGCACGCGGGGTCGTCCGGCAAGGTCATCCTGGCCTGTCTTCCCGAGGATCGCCGCGACGCCGTCCTGGCCGGCGAACTCCCCGCGCTCACCGACCGCACCATCACCTCGCACGACGAGCTCCGTGAGCAGCTCGCGCAGATCGCGAGGGAGGGCGTCGCCGTGTCGCTCGGGGAGCGGCAGAGCGGGGCGGGCTCGGTGGCGGCGCCGTTGTTCGGCCCCGACGGCGAGATCCACGGCGCCATCAGCATCTGCGGTCCGGAGTACCGGTTCACCCCGGACCTGATCGAGCGGTATCGCACGCTGATCCGCGACGCGGCGAAGGAGATCCAACAGCATTGGGGCTGGCTGCGGAAGTCGTGA
- a CDS encoding PP2C family protein-serine/threonine phosphatase has translation MVEPNAWWDVVADIVGETHRASGPDLGRVADHAMRRLGMAAELYLADHGQRVLTPITAEGRAPIAIEGTLAGRAFQLQEPTWAPTRGPATELWVPMVDGTERIGAVRFGLPDDLSPWDVEVRERCIALADLLGHIVASKFAYGDALHVARRTTPFTPDAELLWQLLPPLTFASEDIMISVVLEPYQRVGGDAFDYAVDERNAFCALFDSVGHDMQSGLTTAVALAAIRNARRGGVRDLGELAGTADRLIIENRPVGTRYVTAILSWLDLGTGELTYVLAGHPPPLLLRANSAVKQLRVRPRIPLGISDRPIAAATGREHLEPGDRLLFFTDGIVESRDDEGRPFGFQRLVEFIERDSAANLAAPETLRRVMHAVLDYQWGRIDDDATLMMIDWRPPTETLPPETSAPRHDT, from the coding sequence GTGGTGGAGCCGAACGCGTGGTGGGACGTGGTGGCCGACATCGTCGGTGAGACGCACAGGGCGTCCGGGCCGGATCTCGGCCGTGTGGCCGACCACGCGATGCGTCGCCTGGGGATGGCCGCTGAGCTCTATCTCGCCGACCACGGACAACGCGTCCTCACCCCCATCACCGCCGAGGGCCGCGCTCCGATAGCGATCGAGGGCACTCTCGCGGGCCGCGCGTTCCAACTCCAGGAACCCACCTGGGCTCCCACTCGTGGTCCCGCCACGGAGTTGTGGGTGCCGATGGTCGACGGGACGGAGCGGATCGGGGCGGTGCGTTTCGGGTTGCCCGACGACCTGAGCCCGTGGGACGTGGAGGTCCGGGAGCGGTGCATCGCGCTCGCGGACCTGTTGGGGCACATCGTCGCCTCGAAGTTCGCCTACGGCGACGCCCTGCACGTCGCGCGTCGGACGACGCCCTTCACCCCGGACGCGGAGTTGCTGTGGCAGTTGCTGCCGCCGCTGACCTTCGCGTCCGAGGACATCATGATCAGTGTGGTTCTCGAACCGTACCAGCGGGTCGGCGGTGACGCGTTCGACTACGCGGTGGACGAGCGGAACGCGTTCTGCGCGCTGTTCGACAGCGTGGGCCACGACATGCAGTCGGGGCTGACCACGGCGGTCGCGCTCGCCGCGATCCGCAACGCACGGCGCGGCGGGGTGCGGGACTTGGGTGAGCTGGCCGGAACGGCGGACCGGCTGATCATCGAGAACCGGCCGGTGGGTACCCGGTACGTGACCGCGATCCTCAGTTGGCTCGACCTCGGCACGGGCGAGCTGACGTATGTGCTGGCGGGGCATCCTCCACCGCTGCTTCTGCGGGCCAACTCGGCGGTGAAACAGTTGCGGGTCCGTCCCAGGATTCCGCTCGGGATCTCCGACCGTCCCATCGCGGCGGCGACGGGGCGGGAGCACCTCGAACCGGGGGATCGCCTGCTGTTCTTCACCGACGGCATCGTGGAGTCCCGCGACGACGAGGGGCGTCCGTTCGGCTTCCAACGGCTGGTGGAGTTCATCGAACGGGACTCGGCCGCCAACCTCGCCGCACCCGAGACCCTGCGCCGGGTGATGCACGCGGTGCTCGACTACCAGTGGGGCCGGATCGACGACGACGCGACGTTGATGATGATCGACTGGCGTCCGCCCACGGAGACGCTTCCCCCGGAGACCTCGGCGCCCCGGCACGACACCTGA
- a CDS encoding FAD-dependent oxidoreductase: MSGFVGPDLLVAGAGGGLAGALRAAERGLSVVVVEASPHFRRGNNTSMSTAMFPGAGSRWQAEAGIDDSPERFVADIMAKTSRQADARLARTLAEVSAPLVEWLADSVGLPLSLVTDFNYPGHAVPRCHSIPGRHGSRVVDHLVREVDQHPNIDLLTPAKLVAVRTDDTGAVRAGVVRYPDGVEEEIPTGAVLLATNGFGANRDLVARHLPEIADAHYQGSDQSLGDALRIGTELGAATGFLDAYQGHGAVSPVAGTLVGWATIIHGGVLVDRTGRRFGDETRGYSEYAAELAARPGATGWIVLDETIHRQCLPFQDYRDTVSSGALVWADDVAALAAALEVPADALAAELRRSAEAARGERDDEFGRTHWERPLRPPFAAVRVVPALFHTQGGLLVDEHAAVVDLDDRPIPGLYAAGGAAAGISGHGAAGYLPGNGLLPAFGLAYLAADHVASKVRTHE, encoded by the coding sequence ATGAGCGGCTTCGTAGGTCCGGACCTGCTCGTCGCGGGCGCCGGAGGAGGGCTCGCCGGGGCCCTGCGCGCCGCCGAACGGGGACTCTCCGTGGTCGTGGTCGAGGCCAGTCCGCACTTCCGGCGAGGCAACAACACCTCGATGTCCACGGCCATGTTTCCCGGCGCGGGGTCGCGCTGGCAGGCCGAGGCGGGCATCGACGACTCACCCGAGCGCTTCGTCGCCGACATCATGGCCAAGACCTCCCGCCAAGCCGACGCGCGGCTGGCCCGCACCCTCGCCGAGGTGAGCGCGCCGCTGGTGGAGTGGCTGGCCGACTCGGTGGGCCTGCCACTGTCGCTGGTGACCGACTTCAACTATCCCGGTCACGCCGTGCCGCGCTGCCACTCGATTCCCGGCCGCCACGGCTCGCGCGTGGTGGACCACCTGGTGCGCGAGGTCGACCAGCACCCGAACATCGACCTGCTCACCCCCGCGAAGCTGGTGGCGGTGCGCACCGACGACACCGGGGCGGTGCGCGCGGGCGTGGTGCGCTACCCGGACGGCGTCGAGGAGGAGATCCCCACCGGGGCCGTGCTGCTGGCCACCAACGGTTTCGGCGCGAACCGCGACCTCGTCGCCCGCCATCTGCCCGAGATCGCCGACGCGCACTACCAGGGCAGCGACCAGTCGCTGGGCGACGCTCTGCGCATCGGCACCGAACTGGGGGCGGCGACGGGATTCCTCGACGCCTACCAGGGACACGGTGCCGTCTCACCCGTCGCGGGCACGCTCGTGGGCTGGGCGACGATCATCCACGGCGGGGTGCTGGTCGACCGCACCGGCCGCCGCTTCGGCGACGAGACCCGAGGTTATTCGGAATACGCCGCCGAACTCGCCGCTCGCCCCGGAGCCACCGGATGGATCGTGCTCGACGAGACCATCCACCGGCAGTGCCTGCCGTTTCAGGACTACCGCGACACCGTGTCCTCCGGCGCGCTCGTGTGGGCCGACGACGTCGCCGCTCTCGCCGCGGCGCTGGAGGTCCCGGCCGACGCCCTGGCCGCCGAGTTGCGACGGTCCGCGGAGGCGGCGCGGGGCGAGCGTGACGATGAGTTCGGGCGCACTCACTGGGAACGACCACTGCGGCCGCCGTTCGCGGCGGTGCGGGTGGTGCCCGCTCTCTTCCACACCCAGGGCGGACTGCTCGTCGACGAGCACGCCGCCGTGGTGGACCTCGACGACCGGCCGATCCCCGGTCTCTACGCGGCGGGGGGAGCGGCGGCCGGGATCTCCGGCCACGGCGCCGCGGGCTATCTGCCGGGCAACGGACTACTGCCCGCCTTCGGGCTGGCATACCTGGCCGCCGATCACGTGGCGAGCAAGGTGAGAACGCACGAGTGA
- a CDS encoding dihydroorotase, producing the protein MATTELLITNVRVVRPDAPEGTEPQLTDIAVNDGVIARIAPNLDRADAAKVVDGRGLLAFPGVVDAHQHWGIYNELSTDARTESRASAQGGVTTALTYMRTGQYYLNKGGSYREFFPEVLSATDGNAHVDYAFHLAPMMARHIDEIPYLIEEHGVTSFKIFMFYGSHGLHGRSSSQSDFLMIPPDERYDLAHFEFVMRGVQRAREVLTEYAPYVSLSLHCETAEIMTAYTKLVERDDSLSGLRAYSASRPPHSEGLAVTIASYLAHETGLPNINLLHLSSEKALDAALRMQLTFPQVDFRREVTIGHLLADVDTASGIGGKVNPPLRERDDVEALWRHVLAGEVDWIVSDHACCRDELKFGADREDVFLAKSGFGGAEYLLPGLVGEGTKRGLSLQRIAQLTAWNPAQRYGLRRKGTIAEGYDADIALVDPEARWTVRAAESESTQEYSPFEGFEMTAKVTDTFVRGHHVFADGKVVGDPVGRYVRRGR; encoded by the coding sequence ATGGCCACGACGGAACTACTGATCACCAACGTGCGGGTGGTGCGTCCGGATGCCCCGGAGGGCACCGAACCCCAGCTCACCGACATCGCCGTCAACGACGGTGTGATCGCGCGCATCGCCCCGAACCTCGATCGCGCCGACGCGGCGAAGGTGGTCGACGGCCGTGGATTGCTGGCATTCCCCGGCGTCGTCGACGCGCACCAGCACTGGGGCATCTACAACGAGCTGTCCACCGACGCGCGCACCGAGAGCCGCGCCTCGGCGCAGGGCGGTGTCACGACCGCGCTGACCTACATGCGCACCGGACAGTACTACCTGAACAAGGGCGGCTCCTACCGCGAGTTCTTCCCGGAGGTGCTGTCCGCCACCGATGGCAACGCCCACGTGGACTACGCCTTCCACCTCGCGCCGATGATGGCCCGGCACATCGACGAGATCCCGTACCTCATCGAGGAACACGGCGTCACGTCGTTCAAGATCTTCATGTTCTACGGCAGCCACGGCCTGCACGGGCGGTCGTCCAGCCAGAGCGACTTCCTCATGATCCCGCCGGACGAGCGCTACGACCTCGCGCACTTCGAGTTCGTCATGCGCGGCGTGCAGCGGGCGCGTGAGGTGCTCACCGAGTACGCGCCGTACGTGTCGCTGTCGCTGCACTGCGAGACCGCCGAGATCATGACGGCGTACACGAAACTCGTCGAGCGGGACGACTCCCTGTCCGGCCTCCGCGCCTACAGCGCCTCCCGACCCCCGCACTCCGAGGGCCTCGCCGTCACCATCGCGTCCTATCTGGCCCACGAGACGGGACTGCCGAACATCAACCTGCTCCACCTGTCGTCGGAGAAGGCACTCGATGCGGCGCTGCGGATGCAGTTGACGTTCCCGCAGGTGGACTTCCGGCGCGAGGTCACCATCGGACACCTGCTGGCCGATGTGGACACCGCCAGCGGCATCGGTGGCAAGGTGAACCCGCCGTTGCGGGAACGCGACGACGTGGAGGCGTTGTGGCGGCACGTGCTGGCCGGTGAGGTCGACTGGATCGTCAGCGACCACGCCTGCTGCCGGGACGAGCTGAAGTTCGGCGCCGACCGCGAGGACGTGTTCCTCGCCAAGTCGGGATTCGGCGGCGCCGAGTACCTCCTTCCCGGCTTGGTCGGGGAGGGCACCAAGCGGGGCCTGTCACTGCAACGCATCGCGCAGTTGACGGCGTGGAACCCCGCCCAGCGTTACGGCCTTCGCCGCAAGGGCACCATCGCCGAGGGCTACGACGCCGACATCGCGCTGGTCGACCCGGAGGCGCGGTGGACCGTGCGGGCGGCGGAGTCGGAGTCGACCCAGGAGTACTCGCCGTTCGAGGGGTTCGAGATGACGGCGAAGGTCACTGACACCTTCGTGCGGGGCCACCACGTGTTCGCCGATGGCAAGGTGGTCGGCGACCCGGTGGGCCGCTACGTGCGTCGCGGCCGGTGA
- a CDS encoding aspartate/glutamate racemase family protein, with translation MRALAVTPIHLPESEIARRQARYDRLAPPGLRIELRDVGPAAPPALDATEDVRASEREVAATLAEADESYDVVFPDCVLDPGVPDRASSGRPRVHGLLKLAAGHLAASGERFGAVVRNEAIATELEKRLKNYGLGDYVAGIAVLDLPFEAIADTAAWNAALARAVGGLARSGADAVLNGCSAVDVEPGALPARVVDPTALALRLLTVEHGSHR, from the coding sequence GTGCGTGCCCTCGCGGTGACGCCGATTCATCTGCCGGAGTCCGAGATCGCTCGACGCCAAGCCCGCTACGACCGCCTCGCGCCGCCCGGCCTGCGGATCGAGCTGCGCGACGTCGGACCCGCGGCACCACCCGCACTCGACGCCACCGAGGACGTGCGGGCGTCGGAACGCGAGGTCGCCGCGACCCTGGCCGAGGCCGACGAGAGCTACGACGTCGTGTTCCCCGACTGCGTGCTCGACCCCGGCGTGCCCGACCGGGCCTCCTCCGGCCGACCGCGCGTGCACGGGCTGCTGAAGCTCGCCGCCGGACACCTCGCGGCGTCGGGGGAGCGGTTCGGGGCGGTCGTGCGGAACGAGGCCATCGCCACGGAACTGGAGAAACGCTTGAAGAACTACGGGCTCGGCGACTACGTTGCCGGGATCGCCGTGCTCGACCTGCCGTTCGAGGCTATCGCGGACACGGCGGCGTGGAACGCCGCGCTCGCACGAGCGGTGGGCGGCCTCGCACGATCCGGCGCCGATGCCGTGCTCAACGGGTGCTCGGCCGTCGACGTCGAGCCCGGTGCACTGCCCGCGCGAGTCGTGGACCCCACGGCCCTGGCCTTGCGCCTGCTGACCGTCGAGCACGGGAGTCACCGATGA
- a CDS encoding NAD-dependent protein deacetylase, with protein MRPTLSWTPSGVTAPRTTELTEIVRVVGEGGVVVLSGAGLSTESGIPDYRGVDGTLRRHLPMTHQEFVGSEENRRRYWARSHLGWAAFSRARPNAGHEAVAALQHGGYLTGVITQNVDGLHQAAGAEDVIELHGNLGRVVCLDCGRVSSRWVLEQRLTEANPGFRAEVTRINPDGDVEVPEHVVRDFRVVSCSACGTGVLKPDVVFFGDSVPRSRVEECRRLIDAANAVLVLGSSLAVMSGLRFVRQAAGAGKPVLIINKGETRGDAHALVRVDRALGSALTELTERLGCRWPAAEDTA; from the coding sequence ATGAGACCGACCCTGAGTTGGACACCGTCCGGCGTGACAGCTCCCCGCACCACGGAGCTGACCGAGATCGTGCGAGTGGTCGGCGAAGGCGGCGTCGTCGTGCTGAGCGGAGCGGGACTGTCGACCGAATCCGGCATCCCCGACTACCGCGGCGTCGACGGGACCCTTCGCCGGCACCTGCCGATGACCCACCAGGAGTTCGTCGGCAGCGAGGAGAACAGGCGCCGGTACTGGGCTCGCAGCCATCTCGGCTGGGCCGCCTTTTCCCGAGCCCGTCCCAACGCCGGCCACGAGGCGGTGGCGGCACTGCAACACGGCGGCTACCTCACCGGAGTGATCACGCAGAACGTCGACGGACTGCATCAGGCGGCGGGCGCCGAGGACGTGATCGAACTGCACGGCAACCTCGGCCGGGTGGTGTGCCTGGACTGCGGCCGGGTCAGCTCCCGCTGGGTGCTCGAACAGCGGCTGACGGAGGCGAACCCCGGCTTTCGCGCCGAGGTGACCCGCATCAACCCCGACGGCGACGTGGAGGTGCCCGAACACGTCGTGCGTGATTTCCGAGTGGTGTCGTGTTCGGCGTGCGGAACCGGGGTGTTGAAGCCGGACGTGGTGTTCTTCGGTGACAGCGTGCCGCGGTCGCGGGTCGAGGAGTGCAGGCGGCTGATCGATGCCGCGAACGCCGTGCTCGTGCTCGGCTCCTCCCTGGCCGTCATGTCCGGGCTGCGGTTCGTCCGGCAAGCCGCCGGGGCGGGCAAACCCGTGTTGATCATCAACAAGGGGGAGACCCGCGGCGATGCTCACGCTCTGGTCCGGGTCGACCGCGCGCTGGGGTCGGCGCTGACGGAGCTGACCGAACGCCTCGGCTGCCGGTGGCCTGCCGCCGAGGACACCGCGTGA
- a CDS encoding ABC transporter ATP-binding protein C-terminal domain-containing protein gives MPSEREPVLELLGLLRERDGVTLLFIEHIMAAVMRLSDRVLVLDQGRVLTTGSPEDVTSDPRVIDAYLGEEPTHADA, from the coding sequence GTGCCCTCCGAACGCGAGCCGGTGCTGGAGCTGTTGGGCCTGCTGCGGGAACGCGACGGCGTGACGCTGCTGTTCATCGAACACATCATGGCCGCGGTGATGCGCTTGTCCGACCGCGTGCTCGTGCTCGACCAGGGCCGCGTGCTGACCACCGGCTCACCCGAGGACGTCACCAGCGATCCCCGTGTCATCGACGCCTATCTCGGTGAGGAGCCCACGCATGCTGACGCTTGA
- a CDS encoding SRPBCC family protein, whose protein sequence is MPAKDDFRGKAMRYTTTVAIDAAPQRVWEVLSAVESWPTWTPTVTTARRLDEGPLRVGSRTELHQPKQPSRVWTVTELVPGEFFAWTSGPRLLRLDAGHRLRADDEGTVVTLDFAVRGALAFFARPLAGTIREFVDTEARSLKAHCEHDSGV, encoded by the coding sequence ATGCCGGCCAAGGACGACTTCCGGGGGAAAGCCATGCGATACACGACGACGGTGGCGATCGACGCGGCTCCGCAACGGGTGTGGGAGGTCCTCAGCGCCGTGGAGTCGTGGCCCACGTGGACGCCCACCGTCACCACGGCACGCAGACTGGACGAGGGACCGTTGCGGGTCGGCAGCAGGACCGAGTTGCACCAGCCGAAACAACCTTCTCGCGTGTGGACGGTGACGGAGCTGGTGCCGGGAGAGTTCTTCGCCTGGACGAGCGGCCCGCGCTTGCTGCGGCTGGACGCGGGGCACCGGCTCCGAGCGGACGACGAGGGCACCGTCGTGACGCTCGACTTCGCCGTCCGAGGAGCCTTGGCCTTCTTCGCCCGTCCCCTCGCGGGCACCATCCGGGAATTCGTGGACACCGAGGCGCGCTCGCTGAAGGCCCACTGCGAACACGACTCGGGCGTCTGA